The DNA sequence TGGGGTAGGCTTGCTTAAGGATGTGTCGCGCCATTGCGGTCTGGCGATAAAAGAAGTTGGACTAGACCTTATTGTAGTAGGCGCCACCAAAGGTCATTTGGGTTCATCACTTTACCTTCGAGAAATTCTTGGACGGGAAGAAGGTGCACCCCCACCGGTGGATTTACACGTTGAACAACTTAACGGTAGTTTTGTGCGCAACTGTATTCGCACTGGCAATGTCGCCGCATGCCACGATATTTCGGATGGCGGACTATTAGTAGCCTTAGCCGAAATGTGTATGGCCGGTGGCATAGGCGCTTCCATCACTTTACCGCCCACTCTGCCCGCCCATGGCTATGCTTTTGGAGAAGATCAGGCGCGCTATGTTCTGGCCGTAGCACGAGGCCATAGCGATGCGGTGATTGAGGAAGCCACTATGAATGAGATAGCCACCATGCGTTTGGGAGTCACCGGTGGCGACACTCTTGAAGTGGCAGGTTTAATGAAAGTAGCCATAACAGAATTATGCACAAAAAATGAAGCATGGCTGCCAGAATACATGGCAACGGCCTTATAATTTCATTCCAACCAGCGCTTTATTGCATTGCACGGGTGAATATATTGAGAAATTGATACCGATAGGGATGCACCGCTTTGCCAACATCTTCGCGATAGTCGTGCGGGTTGTGCGTGCGGGCAGTATCCCGAAACTGCTCTGCATCCATACGCTGTGGCTTTGCCGGATCATCCGCCGCCACTTGCTTTTCGGCCTCGCGTTGATAATACGATTTTCCATGAACTTCAGGTTTAGGCGCGCAGCCAAACATTACCCCTACCCCAATAAACATTGCAATATACCCTGTAGTTTTCACATCTATTCCTTTTTCACACTTACGGGTTGCCGGTCATCGCCAATGGCCACAAACACAAAATGTCCCTCTGTTACTTTCAAGCGCGCACCATCCAGCTTACGCTCCACATAGGTTTCTACATGCACCGAAATGCTGGTATTGCCTGTTTTAGTTACAGTAGCATGGCACTCCACACAATCGCCTACAAATACTGGCTTGTGAAATACTACATCATCCATTGCCACCGTTACCACGCGAGTGCCGGCACGTTTGCGGGCGGCAATGCCACCGGCCATATCCATCATACTTAAAATCCAGCCGCCAAATATATCCCCGTCGGAATTGGCATCCTTGGGCATGGCAATCACTTTAATGGCGGGATCAGTGCTTTGTGCGGCGCGCATGGCTGTCTTTCGTGGTTAGCGGTTGATTCGCAGGGGCAATATAGTTTATAACCTAAAGCTGGAGGATAACAGCTATGGCGATGACAGCAACAGAAATTGAAACTTATATCCGTACCGCATTTCCCGATGCGCAAATCGAATTGGTGGATCTGGCCGGAGATAACGACCATTTTCAAGTGACCATCCTTTCGAATGCATTTGAAGGGAAGTCGCGGGTGCAGCAACATAA is a window from the Alphaproteobacteria bacterium genome containing:
- a CDS encoding BolA family transcriptional regulator, whose protein sequence is MAMTATEIETYIRTAFPDAQIELVDLAGDNDHFQVTILSNAFEGKSRVQQHKMVFSALQGNMGEKLHALAVKTGPLPN
- a CDS encoding acyl-CoA thioesterase, encoding MRAAQSTDPAIKVIAMPKDANSDGDIFGGWILSMMDMAGGIAARKRAGTRVVTVAMDDVVFHKPVFVGDCVECHATVTKTGNTSISVHVETYVERKLDGARLKVTEGHFVFVAIGDDRQPVSVKKE